One window of the Lytechinus pictus isolate F3 Inbred chromosome 5, Lp3.0, whole genome shotgun sequence genome contains the following:
- the LOC129259299 gene encoding uncharacterized protein LOC129259299, with protein MSRVATYSLIQGEKDKDEGGCGNGRRGPDTPMEVGEVKREEIDPLERAVASLTHEVLGAVEKDLSQPTTTAPSVVVPTMLGADESNLKQPTTATLSVVPTTSVGVQVGPRKRGISKEALTAQPSVGPSKLPRKAAEVGAAQHSRPSESSRLGRLAPKEKREYKNTKYRWWLKKGAGKKTPSSSAVATPPNPIQGSDVVDRPEVLPPVASGNRALLGRGRGIWAREDFVPSAGRGRGLASHVLSPLAGSSVSPAVGRGRGAVAAAPSPSPRLATPDASECEESSSKKKRGSQRCPVRGCGHRTVRMRQHLLQHLPECFRPRKVHSGPRFREALRLRRAALQYISQCLLGDQADEFALVELVNSRWRAETPRVSQEDLFEMRAMIDHHKWPRVDPALEPRVNTPAALIHYRPLVFLLDLLSDTQREHIVELREVPGRRAPQIPVRSASNSAQESVTPTSVPPSVPQPVGGRPDLGPTNPVETTLTLRGFDAHFHPDRLRAFANQVQHPVPMAPGRAPIHCVNVEGGVKNYCFPEFFTNPALEQDLLNLQEGSLWKIAVGIHPKQAHLYTRRQWDLLLHYLAFPRVIGLSEVGLDHTMSPEVWRHQEALLYRLLGLGTLGKVLIMHIRGSDRDRLGKEVYRIALKALREKCLVHQRIHLHCFNGDLHAVREWTQAFPHCYFGITGLCKNFSTKQRAAVREIPRDRLLLETDSPHLKVHPDQEYNTPAYLGDVGQLVATICGTSLTEIMTLTFANGLRLYG; from the coding sequence GATTCAGGGAGAGAAAGACAAGGATGAGGGAGGGTGTGGTAATGGCCGGCGGGGGCCAGATACACCGATGGAGGTCGGAGAGGTGAAGAGGGAGGAGATTGACCCTTTAGAAAGGGCAGTAGCTTCCCTCACTCATGAGGTGTTGGGGGCTGTGGAGAAGGACTTGAGTCAGCCAACCACGACAGCTCCGTCTGTTGTGGTCCCAACCATGTTGGGGGCTGATGAGAGTAATTTGAAACAGCCGACCACAGCCACTCTGTCTGTGGTCCCGACAACCTCTGTTGGAGTCCAGGTGGGACCACGTAAGCGTGGGATTTCTAAGGAGGCTTTGACGGCCCAGCCTTCGGTTGGGCCCAGTAAGCTCCCTAGGAAGGCTGCTGAGGTTGGGGCTGCCCAACATAGCAGACCTTCAGAATCATCCCGCCTGGGCAGACTTGCTCCCAAAGAAAAGAGGGAGTATAAGAACACCAAGTACAGGTGGTGGTTAAAGAAAGGGGCTGGTAAGAAAACCCCTAGCTCTTCGGCTGTGGCTACTCCGCCGAATCCAATTCAGGGTTCGGATGTTGTGGACCGGCCAGAAGTGCTCCCTCCTGTTGCCTCCGGCAATAGGGCCCTGTTGGGCAGGGGAAGGGGTATCTGGGCCAGAGAGGATTTTGTTCCTTCTGCTGGAAGAGGTCGGGGACTTGCGTCCCATGTCCTTTCTCCGTTGGCCGGCAGTAGTGTCTCTCCTGCTGTCGGAAGGGGCAGAGGAGCAGTCGCCGCTGCTCCTAGCCCTTCTCCCAGGCTAGCCACACCTGATGCTTCTGAGTGTGAGGAATCTTCCTCGAAGAAGAAGAGGGGTTCCCAGAGGTGCCCAGTGCGCGGATGCGGTCATAGGACCGTAAGGATGCGGCAGCATTTGTTGCAGCACCTTCCTGAATGTTTCAGGCCGCGCAAGGTACACTCGGGACCAAGATTCCGAGAAGCACTGCGTCTTCGGCGGGCTGCATTGCAGTACATCTCGCAATGTTTGCTAGGAGATCAGGCGGATGAGTTCGCGCTTGTAGAGCTTGTGAACTCACGGTGGCGGGCAGAGACTCCTCGGGTTTCCCAGGAGGATCTGTTCGAGATGAGGGCCATGATTGACCACCATAAGTGGCCAAGAGTGGATCCGGCTCTCGAGCCCCGTGTGAACACGCCTGCAGCGTTAATTCACTACCGTCCTTTGGTTTTTCTGTTGGACCTCCTCTCTGATACTCAGCGAGAGCACATCGTTGAGTTGAGAGAGGTTCCGGGAAGACGAGCGCCACAGATTCCTGTGAGGTCTGCGTCTAACTCAGCTCAGGAGTCTGTGACCCCGACGTCGGTCCCTCCATCTGTGCCTCAGCCAGTGGGAGGTCGACCTGACTTGGGCCCTACTAACCCCGTCGAAACCACATTGACCCTTAGGGGATTTGATGCCCATTTCCATCCGGACCGTCTTCGTGCCTTTGCGAACCAGGTCCAGCATCCTGTCCCTATGGCTCCTGGGAGGGCACCCATCCATTGTGTAAACGTGGAGGGGGGAGTGAAAAACTATTGTTTTCCTGAGTTTTTCACTAATCCTGCCCTTGAACAGGATCTCCTGAATCTTCAGGAAGGGTCTCTGTGGAAAATCGCTGTTGGGATCCATCCAAAGCAGGCCCATCTCTATACCCGGAGACAATGGGACCTGCTATTGCATTACCTTGCTTTCCCACGGGTAATCGGACTCAGTGAGGTCGGGCTCGATCACACCATGAGTCCAGAGGTATGGAGACATCAGGAGGCTCTCCTGTATCGTCTCCTAGGCCTTGGTACCTTGGGGAAGGTACTGATAATGCATATCCGTGGATCCGATCGGGACCGTTTGGGCAAAGAGGTATATCGTATTGCCCTTAAGGCATTACGGGAGAAGTGCCTGGTGCATCAGAGGATCCATCTCCATTGTTTCAATGGAGACCTCCATGCAGTCCGTGAATGGACCCAAGCCTTCCCCCATTGCTACTTTGGGATAACAGGTCTTTGTAAGAACTTTTCCACAAAGCAGCGTGCCGCGGTCCGGGAGATCCCGCGGGATCGGCTCCTGTTGGAGACTGATTCTCCCCATCTTAAGGTCCATCCAGACCAGGAGTATAACACTCCTGCCTATCTGGGTGATGTGGGCCAATTGGTGGCGACCATCTGTGGGACCTCCCTTACAGAGATAATGACTCTGACATTCGCCAATGGGCTGCGGCTTTATGGGTAG